In Penicillium oxalicum strain HP7-1 chromosome I, whole genome shotgun sequence, a single window of DNA contains:
- a CDS encoding Acyl-CoA dehydrogenase apdG: protein MAENSPNPVPFSEPPYLRGLPSPYITPAHREFQKRCRKFMWENLIQHAMEWEKLGTVPEHVFRTFCKYNMLLPNMPAPLPVEWLKRLDIHDILGVKVEDWDYIYTGIYCDELNRSGLSGPGGSLNAGFAFGIPPIVKFGSKELQERFLPDLLTGRKRACIAITEPEAGSDVANIVTTATKSADGRHYIINGTKKWITNGIWSDYATMAVRTGGPGPSGLSVLVVPLKNHPGVTMRRLKVAGQITGGTTYIELDDVQVPVSNLIGKEGEGMRLIMTNFNHERLVIAIGVTRAARVALSAAFSYCLKREAFGKTLMDQPVVRHRLAKAGAELETMSAWVEQILYQLCHLSKEEGDLQLGGLTAMAKAKSAMVLNECAQVAVLLFGGSGFTQTGQGELVEAILRDVPGARIPGGSEDVLLDLSVRQLVKIYQAQEKKLSQTSKI, encoded by the exons ATGGCGGAAAACTCTCCCAACCCTGTCCCCTTTTCGGAGCCTCCGTATCTACGAGGCCTTCCATCTCCGTACATCACCCCTGCCCACCGTGAATTCCAGAAGCGATGCCGCAAGTTCATGTGGGAGAACCTGATTCAACATGCCATGGAATGGGAGAAACTCGGGACTGTACCAGAGCATGTTTTCCGCACTTTCTGCAAGTACAACATGCTGTTGCCAAATATGCCTGCCCCACTACCCGTCGAATGGCTCAAAAGACTGGACATTCACGATATTCTGGGAGTCAAAGTAGAGGACTGGGACTACATTTATACCGGAATCTACTGTGATGAG CTGAATCGCTCCGGCTTGAGTGGCCCTGGTGGATCTTTGAATGCCGGCTTCGCCTTTGGAATTCCCCCCATCGTCAAATTCGGAAGCAAAGAACTTCAAGAAAGATTTCTCCCGGATCTTCTGACGGGTCGGAAGCGCGCCTGTATTGCAATCACCGAGCCGGAAGCTGGCAGTGATGTTGCGAACATTgtcaccacggccaccaaGAGCGCAGATGGAAGGCACTACATTATCAACGGAACGAAGAAATG GATCACCAACGGTATCTGGTCCGATTATGCCACCATGGCTGTGCGAACGGGCGGCCCCGGGCCCTCCGGGCTTTCGGTGTTAGTTGTGCCCTTGAAGAATCACCCCGGTGTCACGATGCGACGACTCAAGGTTGCCGGTCAAATCACCGGTGGCACCACTTATATTGAACTCGACGATGTCCAAGTGCCCGTTTCTAACCTCATCGGCAAAGAGGGTGAGGGTATGCGCCTCATCATGACTAACTTCAACCACGAGCGTCTCGTGATTGCTATCGGTGTGACTCGTGCTGCGCGGGTTGCTCTTTCAGCTGCATTCTCCTATTGCCTCAAGCGAGAGGCATTTGGCAAGACCCTGATGGATCAGCCTGTTGTGCGACACCGCTTGGCAAAGGCGGGTGCGGAGCTCGAGACGATGTCTGCCTGGGTTGAACAGATTCTATATCAGCTCTGCCATCTCAGTaaagaagaaggtgacctGCAGCTAGGGGGTCTGACTGCcatggccaaggccaagtcggCGATGGTCTTGAACGAATGCGCCCAAGTGGCTGTGCTTCTCTTTGGCGGTAGTGGCTTCACGCAGACGGGCCAGGGTGAGCTGGTGGAGG CAATTTTGCGGGATGTTCCAGGTGCCCGTATCCCCGGTGGCTCCGAGGATGTCTTGCTTGATTTGTCGGTGCGCCAACTGGTCAAGATCTACCAAGcacaagagaagaagctgtCCCAAACCTCGAAAATTTGA
- a CDS encoding putative sulfite reductase [NADPH] flavoprotein component, with amino-acid sequence MAATKPSLSDLAGPTYTTAQTLIQQVAYLLSDKIFSYSPETFDLDSALREWSAAQETKANGEAPVVNTLETRQGAGNLALGYLFSQDFDLKKRHVPQGIVASSATLPYMRSALEQLSLLYSVASPVAAHVAAVDYNSDEGLVSDYASALSLVEDLGLGLVSSGSAHESQHMALFTTLLASVLPSIHIYDGVRVGRDTTRVIDVLDKEGLTRIYETVRGALDESRNRHLDSQGKLLEILKSLNGELGTDYGAFEYHGHAQPVSVLVVFGTVEAALATQVARSLAKNGVPIGVVNVRVYRPFIEEEFLRVLPKSTKTVGVLGQVASEQAVQEEGVHSALFEDVLASLTFATDRDHAAVCDEIKYSRSQRWDLISIAATFQRIFDKPILPVESTGNGASPLQLLDSATVQEYTFWDVDSSITEEASVVLSQALAADSASNVTVSRVNDNLIQGGAIRVDIRKSAKIIEAPYAITAADVSYVGNIAILNDVDVLASVKDNGKLILSAPGVKDEDLEKKLHVAFRNAVAQRGISLFVVDFSAAEDTSLEREILQASFIRVALPAQEGLATKKLASVSGDSESLEKVSKELEKVLREIEIPASWKEAADVSEMTQLPRDITPNSFVAFDKEESEPPTLLKDWETAARGLAFKEAFGTRNALRPDLATKTFTVHVKENRRLTPVTYDRNIFHIEFDLGDSGLTYDIGEALGVHAENDPEDVMNFIKFYGLDPDAIVEVASREDPAVLENRTVYQALVQNVDIFGRPPKRFYEALADFASDEKERTDLRTLGGPDGAVEFKRRAEVDTITFADVLLEYPSAHPDFHEIVRLVGPLKRREYSIASCQKVSPNIVALMIVAVTWTDPNGRDRFGLATRYLSRLQPGTPVSVSVKSSVMKLPPKSTQPLIMAGLGTGLAPFRAFVQHRALEKAQGKEIGSVLLYMGSRHQREEYCYGEEWEAYQAAGVITLLGAAFSRDQPEKIYIQDRMRQTLPEIIQAYIREEGAFYLCGPTWPVPDVTAVLEEAIATEAKLTGKKVDTRKEIEKLKDEERYVLEVY; translated from the coding sequence ATGGCCGCGACAAAGCCATCTCTGTCAGACCTGGCAGGTCCTACATACACCACTGCTCAGACGTTGATTCAGCAAGTGGCGTATCTGCTGAGCGACAAGATCTTCTCTTACTCCCCCGAGACATTTGATCTGGACTCAGCCTTGCGGGAATGGTCCGCAGCTCAGGAAACAAAGGCCAATGGCGAAGCTCCAGTGGTGAACACTCTGGAGACTCGCCAGGGTGCTGGTAACTTGGCTCTGGGCTATCTGTTCTCTCAGGATTTCGACCTGAAGAAACGACATGTTCCTCAGGGAATTGTTGCGTCTTCCGCAACTCTCCCGTATATGCGATCTGCTTTGGAACAGCTTTCGCTGCTCTACTCCGTCGCGAGTCCCGTGGCTGCTCACGTTGCTGCCGTGGACTACAATAGCGATGAGGGTCTTGTCTCGGACTACGCCTCCGCGCTTTCGTTGGTTGAAGATTTGGGCTTGGGACTGGTCAGCAGTGGCTCGGCTCACGAGTCGCAGCACATGGCGCTCTTCACAACACTCCTCGCCTCGGTCCTGCCCTCCATCCACATCTACGACGGCGTCCGTGTCGGCCGAGACACTACTCGGGTCATTGACGTCTTGGACAAGGAAGGGCTCACACGCATCTATGAGACAGTTCGCGGTGCCCTCGATGAGTCGCGAAACCGTCATCTCGACTCCCAAGGCAAGCTTTTGGAGATCCTGAAGAGCCTCAACGGCGAGTTGGGCACCGACTACGGCGCCTTCGAGTATCACGGCCATGCACAGCCTGTTTCTGTCTTGGTGGTCTTCGGCACTGTCGAGGCAGCTCTCGCCACCCAAGTTGCACGTTCACTTGCCAAGAATGGCGTGCCCATTGGTGTGGTCAATGTTCGTGTTTACCGCCCCTTCATTGAGGAGGAGTTCTTGCGTGTGCTCCCCAAGTCCACCAAGACCGTCGGTGTTCTCGGCCAGGTTGCTAGCGAGCAGGCCGTCCAAGAAGAGGGTGTGCACTCTGCACTCTTCGAGGATGTCCTTGCGTCTTTGACGTTTGCTACCGACCGCGACCACGCTGCAGTTTGCGATGAGATCAAGTATTCTCGATCTCAGCGCTGGGATCTGATCAGCATCGCCGCCACATTCCAGCGCATCTTCGACAAGCCAATCCTGCCTGTTGAGAGCACCGGCAATGGAGCGTCCCCTCTCCAACTTCTTGATTCCGCTACTGTTCAAGAGTACACTTTCTGGGACGTTGACAGTTCCATTACTGAAGAGGCTTCTGTTGTTCTCAGCCAGGCACTTGCTGCCGATTCCGCCAGTAACGTCACTGTCAGCAGAGTGAACGACAACCTGATCCAGGGGGGAGCCATTCGAGTTGACATCCGCAAGAGTGCCAAAATCATCGAGGCTCCCTACGCTATCACCGCTGCTGACGTCTCCTACGTTGGCAACATTGCCATTCTCAACGACGTTGATGTTCTCGCCTCCGTGAAGGATAATGGAAAGCTCATTCTCAGTGCTCCGGGCGTCAAGGATGAGGATCTCGAGAAAAAGCTTCATGTTGCTTTCCGCAATGCCGTCGCTCAGCGTGGTATTTCACTCTTTGTGGTTGATTTCTCTGCTGCTGAAGACACGtctttggagagagagattctGCAGGCTTCCTTCATCCGCGTTGCTCTCCCTGCTCAAGAGGGTCTCGCCACGAAGAAGCTGGCTTCAGTTTCCGGTGATTCTGAATCGTTGGAGAAAGTCAGCAAGGAACTCGAGAAGGTTCTGCGTGAGATCGAGATCCCTGCATCGTGGAAGGAGGCGGCGGATGTCAGCGAAATGACCCAGCTCCCTCGAGACATCACTCCCAACAGCTTTGTCGCTTTCGACAAGGAAGAGTCAGAGCCCCCCACCCTGCTCAAGGACTGGGAGACTGCCGCCCGTGGCCTGGCCTTCAAGGAGGCCTTTGGCACCCGAAACGCTCTTCGCCCTGACTTGGCCACCAAGACTTTCACTGTCCACGTCAAGGAGAACCGTCGTCTCACCCCCGTCACCTATGACCGAAACATCTTCCACATCGAGTTCGATCTGGGTGACTCCGGTCTGACCTACGATATTGGAGAGGCACTCGGTGTCCATGCCGAGAATGACCCAGAGGACGTGATGAACTTCATCAAGTTCTACGGACTTGATCCTGATGCGATCGTCGAGGTGGCCAGCCGCGAAGACCCTGCCGTCCTCGAGAACCGTACTGTGTATCAGGCTCTTGTGCAGAATGTTGACATTTTCGGTCGTCCCCCCAAGCGCTTCTATGAGGCCTTGGCTGACTTCGCGAGcgacgagaaggagaggacTGACCTGCGTACCCTGGGAGGCCCAGATGGTGCTGTTGAATTCAAGCGTCGTGCTGAGGTCGACACGATTACTTTTGCGGATGTTCTGCTTGAGTATCCTTCCGCTCACCCTGATTTCCACGAGATTGTGCGCCTTGTTGGACCTTTGAAGCGCCGTGAGTACTCCATCGCTTCGTGCCAAAAGGTCAGCCCCAACATTGTTGCGTTGATGATCGTCGCTGTCACTTGGACCGATCCCAACGGCCGCGACCGCTTTGGTCTCGCCACTCGTTACTTGAGCCGTCTGCAGCCTGGCACGCCCGTCAGCGTCAGCGTCAAGTCCAGTGTCATGAAGTTGCCTCCCAAGTCTACCCAACCGTTGATCATGGCCGGTTTGGGTACCGGTCTCGCACCCTTCCGAGCCTTTGTCCAGCACCGTGCCCTTGAGAAGGCTCAGGGCAAGGAGATTGGCTCTGTTTTGCTGTACATGGGCTCCCGCCATCAGCGCGAGGAGTACTGCTATGGCGAGGAATGGGAGGCATACCAGGCTGCCGGCGTGATCACGCTTCTGGGTGCCGCATTCTCTCGTGACCAGCCCGAGAAGATCTACATCCAGGATCGTATGCGCCAAACTCTTCCCGAGATCATTCAGGCGTACATCCGCGAGGAAGGTGCTTTCTACCTCTGCGGTCCCACTTGGCCCGTTCCCGATGTCACTGCCGTCTTGGAGGAGGCCATCGCGACCGAGGCCAAGCTCACCGGCAA
- a CDS encoding putative proteasome subunit alpha type-3, which produces MSRRYDSRTTIFSPEGRLYQVEYALEAISHAGTALGILAKDGIVLAAERKVTSKLLEQDTSAEKLYTINDNMICAVAGMNADANILINYARQNAQRYLLTYNEDIPCEQLVRRLCDLKQGYTQHGGLRPFGVSFIYAGWDHLRQFQLYQSNPSGNYGGWKATSVGANNASAQSLLKQDYKEDSTLQEACAMAVKVLSKTMDSTKLSSEKIEFATVGQTKDGKIYHHLWTADEIDALLREQGLAKVDDEPEAGEIK; this is translated from the exons ATGTCTCGGCGCTATGATTCACGG ACaaccatcttctctccagaGGGTCGGCTTTATCAAGTCGAATACGCTCTGGAAGCCATCTCACATGCCGGTACCGCTCTCGGTATCTTAGCCAAGGACGGAATTGTCCTCGCTGCGGAGAGGAAGGTGACTAGCAAGCTACTGGAGCAGGATACCTCCGCTGAGAAGCTGTACACCATCAATGA TAACATGATCTGTGCCGTCGCTGGAATGAATGCCGATGCCAATATTCTCATCAACTACGCACGTCAAAACGCCCAGCGTTACCTCCTCACCTACAACGAAGACATTCCCTGCGAGCAGCTAGTCCGCAGATTGTGCGATTTGAAGCAAGGATATACTCAGCACGGTGGTCTGCGTCCGTTCGGTGTCTCGTTCATCTATGCTGGATGGGACCACCTCCGACAGTTCCAGCTGTACCAGAGCAACCCTAGCGGAAACTACGGCGGGTGGAAGGCCACAAGTGTCGGTGCCAATAATGCTAGTGCTCAGAGTCTGCTCAAGCAAGACTACAAGGAGGATTCCACTTTGCAGGAGGCGTGCGCCATGGCTGTCAAGGTCTTGAGTAAGACAATGGACTCGACAAAGCTGAGCAGTGAGAAGA TTGAGTTCGCAACTGTCGGTCAGACCAAGGATGGCAAGATCTACCATCACCTTTGGACTGCGGATGAGATCGATGCTTTGTTGCGAGAACAAGGGTTGGCCAAAGTGGATGATGAGCCTGAGGCCGGGGAGATAAAATAG
- a CDS encoding U1 snRNP-associated protein — protein sequence MAAEQRKLLEQLMGADQLIGGGAQGRNSQLTITDPKVCRSYLVGTCPHDLFTNTKQDLGPCPKVHSEGLKTEYETASAAEKAKWGFEFDYMRDMQKYIDDCDRRIDTAQRRLEKTPDEIRQTNNLLKQIADLNSTINTGLLEVSVLGETGSVAMALGEMHKIRAAKQQKENAERDLKLLQDTSGPSGHQKLQVCDVCGAYLSRLDNDRRLADHFFGKMHMGYSDMRKGYKKLSAELKGRAPPVRHHEEEDPYSAGGRAGGRGQRYGGGGGGGGGGGGGGFRRRGGRW from the exons ATGGCGGCGGAGCAGCGGAAGTTGCTGGAACAGCTCATGGGAG CTGACCAGCTCATTGGAGGTGGTGCCCAGGGTCGCAATTCTCAGTTGACAATTACGGACCCGAAGGTCTGCCGGTCCTACCTTGTCGGGACCTGCCCGCACGATCTCTTCACTAATACGAAGCAAGATCTTGGACCCTGTCCGAAAGTGCACAGTGAAGGTTTGAAAACCGAGTACGAGACGGCCTCAGCGGCGGAAAAGGCAAAATGGGGCTTCGAGTTTGATTACATGCGCGACATGCAAAAGTACATTGACGATTGTGACCGACGAATCGACACGGCGCAGCGTCGTTTGGAGAAGACACCAGATGAGATCCGTCAAACCAACAACCTG CTCAAGCAAATAGCAGATCTCAACAGCACAATCAACACAGGTCTCCTTGAAGTGTCTGTCCTCGGAGAGACGGGATCTGTCGCGATGGCACTGGGCGAGATGCATAAGATTCGGGCCGCGAAGCAACAAAAGGAGAATGCAGAGCGTGATTTGAAGCTGCTTCAGGACACATCGGGGCCGTCTGGTCACCAGAAGCTGCAGGTATGCGACGTCTGCGGCGCCTATCTTAGTCGACTTGACAATGATCGACGATTGGCGGATCACTTCTTTGGAAAGATGCATATGGGTTACTCGGACATGCGAAAGGGCTATAAGAAGCTCAGTGCTGAACTCAAGGGTCGTGCACCGCCAGTCCGTCaccatgaagaagaggatccCTACAGTGCGGGCGGCCGAGCTGGTGGGCGTGGCCAGCGAtatggcggcggtggtggtggtggtggaggaggaggtggtggagggttCCGGCGACGGGGTGGAAGGTGGTAG
- a CDS encoding Secreted thaumatin-like protein calA has translation MAFLKNLTLFTLVASLATALPQYTRPTTTATATLIPVSSTASGTPTVTPSSTTPSSSPSSTSSAINIINNLNQTVYLWSTSDTSSNMQTLPASGGTYTEQWRTNSNGGGISIKMATTTSLDSVLQFEYTENDGTVWWDLSSINLEADSLFVSSGFEVTTDDSSCSSATCQAGDVECQDAYQKPDDVDTRSCSSSAAFKMVLG, from the coding sequence atggcatTCCTCAAGAACCTCACTCTCTTCACACTTGTCGCCTCTCTGGCCACTGCTCTGCCCCAGTACACTCGGCCTACAACCACGGCCACTGCCACCCTCATTCCAGTCTCGTCCACTGCCTCGGGTACTCCCACAGTCACTCCCTCCAGCACCACCCCCAGCAGTAGccccagcagcaccagctccgccatcaacatcatcaacaacCTCAACCAAACCGTCTACCTCTGGTCCACCTCCGacaccagcagcaacatGCAAACCTTGCCCGCCAGCGGCGGCACCTACACCGAACAATGGCGCACCAACTCCAACGGCGGCGGCATCTCCATCAAGATGGCGACCACGACCAGCCTGGACAGCGTCCTCCAATTCGAGTACACCGAAAACGACGGCACCGTGTGGTGGGATCTATCATCGATCAATCTCGAGGCTGATTCGCTCTTTGTCTCGTCCGGCTTCGAAGTAACCACCGATGATTCGAGCTGTTCATCGGCAACTTGCCAGGCCGGGGATGTGGAGTGTCAAGATGCGTATCAGAAGCCGGATGATGTGGATACGCGAAGCTGCTCTTCGTCGGCAGCGTTCAAGATGGTCTTGGGGTAG